From a single Sphingosinicellaceae bacterium genomic region:
- a CDS encoding mechanosensitive ion channel, with amino-acid sequence MNLLNILIAQLEAMLAAAIRILPQLGIALVILTATWFAARFAGRIADRLLKRTEVRGTLINLAETLVSVTIWIVGSMVASSIVLPGVTPANLLAVVGLGSVAVGFAFKDIFENFLAGVLIMLRWKMRIGDIIECEHVGGKVELITLRETYLRHLSNELVLVPNAFLFKNPVKILTDQPLRRHQVEIGVGYGVDLDDAHTVIEAAVRSAAGVDQAKRIDVFAKAFGDSSIELLVRWWAGSTPYEAHASRDAVVRAIKRALDEAGMEIPYPYRVFSFNQPLPIQTVDRHGIDSKAVSRLAEDDDGL; translated from the coding sequence ATGAACCTGCTCAACATCCTGATTGCCCAGCTCGAGGCGATGCTCGCCGCAGCGATCCGTATCCTGCCTCAGCTCGGCATTGCGTTGGTGATCCTCACCGCCACATGGTTCGCAGCGCGGTTTGCGGGTCGTATCGCCGATCGCCTGCTTAAGCGCACCGAGGTTCGCGGCACGCTGATCAATCTCGCTGAGACCTTGGTCAGCGTGACGATCTGGATCGTTGGATCGATGGTTGCCAGTTCGATCGTGCTGCCAGGCGTCACGCCGGCGAACCTGCTCGCGGTCGTTGGTCTGGGGTCGGTCGCGGTCGGTTTCGCGTTCAAGGATATCTTCGAGAACTTCCTCGCAGGTGTGCTGATCATGCTGCGCTGGAAGATGCGGATCGGCGATATCATCGAATGCGAGCATGTCGGCGGCAAGGTCGAGTTGATCACCCTCCGCGAGACCTATCTGCGCCATCTGAGCAATGAGCTGGTGCTGGTGCCAAACGCTTTCCTGTTCAAGAATCCGGTCAAGATCCTCACCGACCAGCCGCTGCGCCGGCATCAGGTCGAGATCGGCGTCGGCTACGGAGTCGATCTGGACGACGCCCATACCGTCATCGAAGCGGCGGTGCGGTCGGCCGCCGGGGTTGATCAGGCGAAACGCATCGACGTGTTTGCGAAGGCGTTCGGTGACAGCTCGATCGAACTGCTCGTACGCTGGTGGGCGGGATCGACGCCGTACGAGGCGCACGCCAGCCGCGATGCCGTCGTGCGTGCGATCAAGCGTGCTCTCGATGAGGCCGGTATGGAAATACCCTATCCCTATAGAGTCTTCAGCTTCAACCAGCCGCTGCCAATTCAAACTGTCGATCGTCACGGCATCGACAGCAAGGCAGTGTCGCGGCTGGCCGAGGACGACGACGGCCTCTAG
- a CDS encoding DUF202 domain-containing protein — MTNPVDKAAKAHERLADSAEVLEDSAVQQTDSADRRTDLAGDRTVLAAERTYAAWVRTALAALASGIGARALLAHLVPVWLIGLTGTILIAFAGFCLIAAVWRDLRSGTWPVDTVRLPKWLLIAVNAFLLLVCAAAMVGLWAS, encoded by the coding sequence ATGACCAACCCTGTCGACAAAGCGGCCAAGGCGCACGAACGGCTGGCCGATAGCGCCGAGGTTCTGGAGGATAGCGCGGTCCAGCAGACCGACAGCGCCGATCGCCGGACCGACCTCGCGGGAGATCGTACCGTGCTTGCCGCCGAGCGGACCTATGCTGCGTGGGTCCGCACGGCGCTCGCCGCACTCGCGTCGGGCATCGGCGCACGCGCACTGCTCGCCCACCTTGTGCCGGTCTGGCTGATCGGCCTGACTGGCACGATCCTGATCGCTTTTGCGGGCTTTTGCCTCATCGCTGCGGTTTGGCGCGACCTGCGCTCGGGGACGTGGCCGGTCGACACCGTGCGGCTGCCGAAGTGGCTGCTCATTGCGGTCAACGCTTTCCTGTTGCTGGTCTGCGCCGCAGCGATGGTCGGTCTATGGGCGTCGTGA
- a CDS encoding SLC13 family permease, producing MTGAQALSFAIIGGAVVGFASGRFRFDVVALVALLVGMVTGIVPFKEAFSGFTSDVVIIIAAALVISAAVARSGIVELAIAPLLPRLDTVQRQVPALAGATALLSMLTKNVGALAILMPTAIRLGREPNSSASALLMPMAFMSLLGGLVTLAGTSTNIIVSQVRAETVGKPFQFFDFAPVGLCLTAVGLVVVSFAWRLLPRDRTPKTTLGETTAAKAYATEALVPDDWPETPRTIAELDAARDGVTVVALIAADGKRAPASDDSPFGPAMILVLEGDDAALSRLYARMPLKAVREAAVIETADAHEEVRSIEAVIQPGSLLVGQSAARTALQDRFGVKLLGVGRAGERIVERLRDIKLRAGDMLILQAGETALPAVLDQLDLLPLAERTVALGGRRRRLVPVIILAVAIGLIATKLMPVAPAFFGAAVLMIVAGSLSMREAYASLEPEVLILIGALTPLSEAVRRLGGTELVANTLANGLQGAAPLLVLGALMVTAMACSPFLHNAPTVLVLGPISVGVATSLHLNPDPFLMAVATGAGCDFLTPIGHQCNTLVMGPGGYRFGDYWRLGLPLSIIVIVLGVPLIAYFWPMTS from the coding sequence ATGACCGGCGCGCAAGCTCTGTCTTTTGCCATCATTGGCGGCGCGGTGGTCGGCTTCGCGTCCGGCCGGTTCCGGTTCGATGTCGTCGCTCTCGTGGCGCTGCTCGTTGGGATGGTCACCGGCATCGTGCCGTTCAAGGAAGCCTTCAGCGGCTTCACCAGCGACGTTGTCATCATCATCGCCGCCGCGCTGGTGATCAGCGCCGCGGTCGCGCGATCGGGCATCGTCGAGCTGGCGATCGCGCCGCTGCTACCGCGCCTCGACACGGTCCAGCGACAGGTCCCGGCGCTGGCCGGCGCAACCGCGCTGCTGTCGATGCTGACCAAGAACGTCGGCGCGCTGGCGATCCTGATGCCGACTGCGATCCGGCTCGGTCGCGAGCCGAACAGCTCGGCGTCGGCGCTGCTGATGCCGATGGCATTCATGTCTTTGCTCGGCGGCCTTGTGACGCTGGCGGGCACCTCGACCAACATCATCGTCAGCCAGGTCCGCGCCGAGACCGTCGGCAAACCCTTCCAGTTCTTCGATTTCGCGCCGGTCGGCCTGTGCCTCACCGCAGTCGGGCTTGTCGTGGTCAGCTTTGCATGGCGGCTGCTGCCGCGCGACCGGACTCCCAAGACGACGCTCGGCGAGACGACTGCCGCCAAGGCCTATGCGACCGAGGCACTCGTTCCTGACGACTGGCCCGAGACGCCGCGTACCATCGCCGAGCTCGATGCCGCCCGCGACGGCGTCACCGTCGTCGCGCTGATCGCGGCGGACGGCAAGCGCGCACCGGCGTCGGACGATAGCCCGTTCGGCCCGGCCATGATCCTCGTGCTTGAAGGCGACGATGCCGCGCTGAGCCGGCTGTACGCGCGGATGCCGCTCAAGGCGGTCCGTGAAGCGGCGGTGATCGAAACCGCCGACGCGCACGAGGAAGTGCGGTCGATCGAGGCGGTGATCCAGCCGGGCTCACTGCTGGTCGGCCAGTCGGCGGCGCGGACGGCGCTGCAGGACCGGTTCGGCGTCAAACTGCTCGGCGTTGGCCGCGCCGGCGAGCGGATCGTCGAGCGGCTGCGCGACATCAAGCTTCGGGCCGGCGACATGCTGATTCTTCAGGCAGGCGAGACCGCGCTGCCGGCGGTGCTCGACCAACTCGACCTGCTGCCGCTCGCCGAACGAACGGTGGCGCTCGGCGGCCGGCGTCGTCGTCTGGTGCCGGTCATCATCCTCGCGGTCGCGATCGGCCTGATCGCGACCAAGCTGATGCCAGTTGCTCCGGCATTCTTCGGCGCGGCGGTGTTGATGATCGTCGCGGGATCGCTGTCGATGCGTGAGGCCTATGCCTCGCTCGAGCCAGAGGTGCTTATCCTGATCGGGGCCCTGACACCGCTGAGCGAAGCGGTTCGCCGTCTCGGCGGCACCGAGCTTGTTGCAAACACATTGGCAAACGGGCTGCAAGGTGCCGCTCCGCTGCTGGTGCTTGGCGCGTTGATGGTAACCGCGATGGCGTGCTCGCCGTTTCTCCACAACGCACCGACCGTGCTCGTGCTCGGCCCGATCAGCGTCGGCGTCGCGACCAGCCTGCATCTCAACCCCGACCCGTTCCTGATGGCGGTGGCGACCGGAGCCGGGTGCGATTTTCTGACGCCGATCGGCCACCAGTGCAATACGCTGGTGATGGGTCCTGGCGGTTACCGCTTCGGCGATTACTGGCGGCTCGGCCTGCCGCTGTCGATTATCGTCATCGTCCTGGGCGTGCCCCTGATCGCGTATTTCTGGCCGATGACATCATGA
- a CDS encoding glycosyl hydrolase 115 family protein has protein sequence MPTRRELVAGMIASGIFPSSLAAAVRFDRRAPGFDIADGSGRIAPILVDPADLAGVRRAAADLAADIGRVAGIDAAVLDDRTRLPTQVIIVGSLGNSAVIDQLVARGKLDVGAIKGKWEAYTITIMRNPLPGVAEALVIVGSDKRGAIYGIYDLSQRIGVSPWYWWADVPVVRRRQIRVRYGDYVQGSPAVKYRGIFLNDEAPCLSGWTAEKFGGMNSKFYTKLFELLLRLRANYLWPAMWNNAFAEDDPANAVLADEYGIVMGTSHHEPMMRAHKEWTDRKDHLGNGEWNYVTNRDAIRGFFREGIERSRDKEVVVTVGMRGDGDVALAGTGGLQSDIRLLENIIADQRSILTTTLGKPIDQVPQVWVLFTEVLKYYEGGLKLPEDVTLMFTDDNVGNLRRLPTAAERAARHGGFGIYFHMDMHGGPFSYQWINSNPLPKIQEQMNLAHEYGANQIWIANVGDMKPLELPIEFFIAMAWNPSAVAKQTVAGWTRAWAEREFGTEHADEVAFLAARYAKYNAWRKPEQLTPAVYSLANFREAERVWAAWEELVTRADALNAKLEPSQRNAFYQYVLYPVLACANLTHMYIAAARNQRFAEQARASTNAEAVEVARRFRRDAELRDYYNHTLAEGKWNHLMDQSHIGYFDWYPPERDIMPPVTRIEVPDDASFGVSIDGATQGWPGYYLPPALPTMDSLNARSTYIEVFARGLRQVSASVGCDQPWVRIRQDEAFGSGGADYRYWIDVLWERAPAGTSETYVVVNDADHIVRVKLVAIRATSAQEAAARGAYGSLSGSFAIPTDGYSRNVPADTARWEAVPDYGRVAAAMTPAPVTAASFADPRVAPRLEYLVFLAEAGDYCFDLVTGPTLQVDPSRQLAVAAWLDDAVPSTQAVFTPDKRAEQDFLGSAHAANTRDNARTMRFVLRAETPGRHRLNIAMIDPTLVLQSLVVSKGALPPSHFGPPFGFAGSAADSISGVLRRRHALAVAEVGSPSRGHRQAPARL, from the coding sequence ATGCCGACGCGACGCGAGCTAGTAGCGGGGATGATTGCGAGCGGCATATTCCCATCATCGCTCGCCGCCGCCGTGCGGTTCGACCGTCGCGCGCCGGGGTTCGACATCGCGGACGGAAGCGGCCGCATTGCCCCGATCCTGGTCGATCCAGCCGATCTGGCAGGAGTACGCCGCGCGGCTGCAGATCTCGCTGCCGATATCGGCCGGGTGGCGGGCATCGATGCGGCCGTGCTGGACGACCGCACGCGCCTGCCGACCCAGGTGATCATCGTCGGCTCGCTCGGCAACAGCGCTGTGATCGATCAGCTTGTGGCGCGCGGCAAGCTCGACGTCGGCGCGATCAAGGGTAAATGGGAAGCCTACACGATCACGATCATGCGCAACCCGCTGCCGGGCGTTGCCGAGGCACTGGTGATCGTCGGCAGCGACAAGCGTGGCGCGATCTACGGCATCTACGACCTGTCTCAACGCATCGGGGTTTCCCCGTGGTACTGGTGGGCCGACGTACCGGTCGTACGCCGTCGTCAAATCCGCGTGCGCTATGGCGACTATGTGCAGGGCTCGCCTGCGGTGAAGTACCGGGGCATCTTCCTGAACGACGAGGCTCCGTGCCTGTCGGGCTGGACTGCCGAAAAGTTCGGCGGGATGAACTCGAAGTTCTACACCAAGCTGTTCGAGCTCCTGCTGCGGCTGCGCGCGAACTACCTGTGGCCGGCGATGTGGAACAACGCCTTTGCCGAGGACGATCCCGCGAATGCCGTGCTCGCCGACGAATATGGCATCGTCATGGGCACGTCGCACCACGAGCCGATGATGCGCGCGCACAAGGAGTGGACCGATCGAAAGGACCATCTCGGTAATGGCGAATGGAATTACGTGACGAACCGCGATGCGATCCGCGGATTTTTCCGGGAGGGCATCGAACGCAGTCGCGACAAGGAGGTCGTGGTCACCGTCGGCATGCGGGGCGACGGCGACGTCGCCCTCGCCGGGACAGGCGGGCTGCAGTCCGACATCCGGCTGCTGGAGAACATTATCGCTGACCAGCGCTCGATCCTGACCACCACGCTGGGCAAGCCGATCGATCAGGTGCCGCAGGTCTGGGTGTTGTTCACCGAAGTTCTCAAATACTACGAAGGCGGACTGAAGCTACCGGAAGACGTCACACTGATGTTCACCGATGACAATGTCGGTAACCTCCGCCGGCTTCCGACTGCTGCCGAGCGCGCCGCCCGCCACGGTGGGTTCGGAATCTATTTTCACATGGACATGCATGGTGGCCCGTTCTCATACCAATGGATCAACAGTAATCCGCTGCCCAAAATTCAGGAACAGATGAACCTGGCGCATGAATACGGTGCCAACCAGATCTGGATAGCGAACGTCGGCGACATGAAGCCGCTCGAACTTCCGATCGAATTCTTTATCGCCATGGCGTGGAACCCGTCGGCGGTTGCGAAGCAGACCGTGGCCGGCTGGACCCGCGCCTGGGCGGAGCGTGAGTTCGGAACCGAACACGCCGACGAAGTCGCGTTCCTCGCGGCGCGCTATGCAAAATACAATGCCTGGCGCAAACCCGAGCAGCTCACTCCCGCCGTCTACAGTCTGGCCAACTTCCGCGAGGCCGAGCGGGTGTGGGCAGCCTGGGAGGAGTTGGTTACCCGCGCCGACGCACTCAACGCCAAGCTCGAACCAAGCCAGCGCAACGCCTTCTATCAGTACGTGCTGTATCCGGTACTCGCCTGCGCCAACCTCACGCACATGTATATCGCTGCCGCCCGCAACCAGCGTTTCGCCGAGCAGGCTCGGGCCAGCACCAATGCCGAGGCCGTGGAAGTTGCCCGCCGCTTCCGCCGCGATGCCGAACTCCGCGATTACTACAATCATACGCTGGCCGAGGGTAAATGGAACCACCTGATGGACCAGAGCCACATCGGCTATTTCGACTGGTATCCGCCCGAACGCGACATCATGCCCCCGGTCACCCGTATCGAGGTGCCCGACGATGCCAGCTTCGGGGTCTCCATCGACGGCGCAACCCAGGGCTGGCCGGGATATTACCTGCCGCCCGCGCTGCCGACGATGGATAGCCTCAACGCTCGCTCGACCTACATCGAGGTCTTTGCACGAGGCCTGCGGCAGGTCTCGGCGAGCGTCGGCTGCGACCAGCCATGGGTTCGCATAAGGCAGGACGAAGCCTTCGGTTCGGGCGGAGCCGACTACCGCTATTGGATCGATGTTCTTTGGGAGCGTGCACCCGCCGGCACGTCCGAAACCTATGTCGTCGTCAACGATGCGGACCATATAGTGCGGGTAAAACTGGTCGCGATCCGGGCTACGTCGGCACAGGAGGCTGCGGCCCGTGGCGCATACGGTAGCTTGTCAGGATCCTTTGCCATACCCACGGACGGGTATTCGCGAAACGTGCCGGCAGATACGGCGCGGTGGGAGGCAGTTCCCGATTACGGCCGGGTGGCGGCTGCGATGACACCGGCACCCGTCACGGCCGCGTCGTTTGCCGATCCACGCGTGGCACCCCGGCTTGAATATCTTGTGTTCCTGGCCGAGGCCGGTGACTATTGCTTCGATCTGGTCACCGGGCCGACACTGCAGGTTGATCCCTCTCGCCAACTCGCGGTTGCTGCGTGGCTCGACGATGCCGTGCCGAGTACGCAGGCGGTCTTCACCCCTGACAAGCGCGCCGAGCAGGATTTCCTGGGTTCGGCGCATGCCGCGAACACCCGCGACAATGCCCGCACGATGCGTTTTGTTTTGCGGGCGGAGACGCCCGGGCGGCATCGCCTGAACATAGCCATGATCGATCCCACGCTCGTCCTGCAGTCGCTCGTGGTATCAAAGGGGGCGTTGCCCCCATCGCATTTCGGCCCTCCCTTCGGCTTCGCGGGTTCGGCAGCGGACAGCATCAGCGGTGTCTTGCGGCGCCGACATGCACTGGCAGTTGCAGAAGTCGGTTCACCTTCACGCGGCCACCGACAAGCCCCAGCTAGGCTGTAA
- a CDS encoding TonB-dependent receptor, with translation MPLAAQNAPVDATGQSLSEPRSAGTPDVLTPPPPETASDIVVTGYRSSLAKSTIAKRESTNFSDSIFAEDIGKFPDTNIAESFNRIPGITITRDITGEGTNVAIRGLGSNFTNVTLNGAPIAVASSGATDAQGTDRSVDLSFFPTDLFTKLTVNKSYSAELLEGGAAGNIDIRSARPLDRAKSYLAYNVQGSKLGKADKVGVRGSLIGSWRNDTIGILAGVSGQRFYTDTRGFETIGYTNPALSAAQCGAATGCNTTGGGNWTIPGTVPVGAGGGLVAGTVIDQAFLLAHNPGATIQQIDNGLLPRLGRPSAEYGSRDRLNAILSLEWRPTEELHFYVDGLYGYKHNNLIREDMAWTVRNGSAIPLNLTFDKSDCNAGCTIKSGTFANVQFFDEFRPYIETTTLWNVNPGVEYQITDKLKVSLQGNYERSKFHRESPTVGATTPLGVGNTVEYANDGGVPTIKSALDLNDPNSFGWYAQDRLSIADERRQYTSKGVRGDATWGESAFNIKVGGAYDDVSRRIRGYDNSQAWQNAVCGNNPSVTLPSPNTQPPCSGLNSPGAAPAGYPSYPGYGTGYTAGQTGPVTYGGSLIPNSALPGYLRPGPAGFVTVDFDKLAAATNYAQFHADEPDTGGANTGASGGLIREVVKSGFGLVSGVQNIGDNDLRFSLGVRYVNTEQTIAGRVSLPDPRNTPAGGASLPDGSRYPNIVGEVSTKNTYSEWLPTANLAYNVGDHAVARAAYSKTMTRPDPSAQLPGVSFGAPSADQASIGNPALKPYISDNIDLGFEYYTGQEGVISFNAFRKSIVGFTNQFVDTVPFTDLAQYGITYDTLNPTQQIAINLRGGPNAAQVQVTSQVNVPNRLKINGLELQWVQPLDFITRHIGVTGFGFNANATIVDQTSDGPAQAYGVAPYTYNVTAYYEKNGIMLRVSTTFRKGSQSSGANQNGTTAAALFNDSYKQFDFSSAFDLDKLFNLPNAPQLTVNVANFTNETLRSYFQFNNATFTQYKPGRQFLVGLRGSF, from the coding sequence ATGCCGCTGGCGGCACAAAATGCGCCTGTCGATGCAACCGGGCAGTCTCTTTCAGAACCACGGTCGGCGGGCACTCCGGATGTCCTGACGCCACCGCCGCCCGAAACGGCCAGCGATATTGTGGTGACCGGCTATCGAAGCAGTTTGGCGAAATCGACCATCGCCAAACGCGAATCGACGAATTTCAGCGACTCGATCTTTGCCGAAGACATCGGCAAGTTCCCTGACACGAACATCGCGGAGTCGTTTAACCGTATTCCGGGCATCACGATTACCCGTGACATCACCGGCGAAGGGACGAATGTCGCTATTCGCGGCTTGGGATCGAACTTTACCAATGTCACGTTGAACGGAGCGCCCATTGCGGTCGCTTCATCCGGTGCGACCGACGCGCAAGGGACTGACCGCTCAGTTGACCTGAGCTTTTTCCCGACCGATCTCTTCACTAAATTAACGGTAAACAAGAGTTATTCGGCCGAACTTCTGGAAGGCGGCGCCGCCGGTAACATCGATATTCGCTCGGCGCGACCGTTGGACCGCGCCAAGTCCTATCTTGCCTACAATGTCCAGGGTTCGAAGCTAGGTAAGGCCGACAAGGTCGGCGTACGTGGCTCCTTGATCGGCAGCTGGCGGAACGACACCATCGGCATCCTCGCGGGTGTGTCGGGCCAGCGGTTCTATACCGATACGCGTGGTTTCGAGACCATCGGTTATACCAATCCCGCGTTGTCGGCGGCGCAGTGCGGCGCAGCGACCGGATGCAATACGACCGGTGGCGGCAACTGGACTATCCCCGGGACCGTGCCGGTCGGCGCCGGTGGCGGCCTGGTCGCGGGCACCGTGATCGATCAGGCATTCCTGCTCGCGCACAACCCCGGCGCGACCATCCAGCAGATCGACAACGGCTTGCTGCCACGCCTGGGCCGGCCGTCGGCGGAATATGGATCGCGCGATCGTCTCAACGCGATCCTCAGTCTGGAATGGCGCCCGACCGAAGAACTGCATTTTTACGTCGACGGTTTGTATGGCTACAAGCACAATAACTTGATCCGCGAGGATATGGCCTGGACGGTACGCAACGGCTCGGCCATCCCGCTCAACCTGACGTTTGACAAATCGGATTGCAACGCCGGTTGCACGATCAAATCGGGCACGTTCGCGAATGTTCAGTTCTTCGATGAATTCCGGCCCTACATCGAGACGACCACGCTGTGGAACGTCAACCCTGGCGTCGAATACCAGATCACCGACAAGCTCAAGGTCTCGCTGCAGGGCAATTACGAACGCAGCAAGTTTCACCGAGAGAGCCCGACAGTCGGCGCGACCACGCCGCTGGGGGTCGGCAATACCGTTGAATATGCCAACGACGGCGGCGTACCGACGATCAAGAGCGCGCTCGATCTGAACGATCCGAACAGCTTCGGATGGTACGCACAAGACCGGTTGAGCATCGCCGACGAGCGTCGTCAATACACCAGCAAGGGCGTTCGCGGCGACGCAACCTGGGGTGAGAGCGCGTTCAACATCAAGGTCGGTGGTGCCTACGACGACGTGTCGCGGCGCATCCGCGGTTATGACAACAGCCAAGCATGGCAGAACGCCGTCTGCGGCAATAATCCGAGCGTCACCCTGCCGTCCCCGAACACCCAGCCGCCCTGCTCGGGCTTGAATTCACCTGGGGCCGCACCCGCCGGTTACCCCAGCTATCCGGGGTATGGCACCGGCTACACGGCGGGCCAGACGGGGCCGGTAACCTATGGTGGCTCGCTTATCCCGAACAGCGCATTGCCCGGCTACCTGCGTCCTGGTCCCGCCGGATTTGTCACGGTCGACTTCGACAAGCTCGCGGCCGCCACGAACTATGCCCAGTTCCATGCCGACGAGCCGGATACGGGCGGGGCCAACACCGGCGCAAGCGGCGGCCTGATCCGCGAGGTGGTCAAATCAGGTTTCGGATTGGTCAGTGGCGTTCAGAACATCGGCGATAACGATCTTCGCTTCAGCCTCGGCGTGCGTTATGTGAATACTGAGCAGACGATCGCCGGCCGAGTCTCGCTTCCCGACCCTCGTAATACTCCCGCCGGCGGTGCCAGCCTGCCCGACGGCAGCCGCTATCCCAACATCGTGGGCGAGGTCTCAACCAAAAATACCTATAGCGAATGGCTGCCGACAGCGAATCTTGCCTACAACGTCGGCGACCACGCGGTCGCTCGCGCTGCCTACTCAAAGACAATGACCCGTCCTGACCCATCGGCGCAGTTGCCCGGTGTGTCGTTCGGCGCACCGTCTGCCGACCAGGCGAGCATCGGTAATCCGGCGTTGAAGCCCTATATTTCCGACAACATCGATCTCGGGTTCGAGTATTACACCGGACAGGAAGGCGTCATCAGCTTCAACGCCTTCCGCAAGTCGATCGTCGGGTTCACCAACCAATTCGTCGATACTGTGCCGTTTACGGACTTGGCTCAGTACGGCATCACCTACGACACGCTGAACCCGACGCAGCAAATCGCGATTAATCTGCGTGGCGGGCCCAACGCGGCACAGGTTCAGGTTACCTCGCAGGTCAATGTGCCCAACCGGCTGAAGATCAACGGATTGGAGTTGCAATGGGTGCAGCCGCTGGACTTCATTACACGGCATATCGGCGTCACCGGCTTCGGCTTCAACGCCAACGCCACTATAGTCGACCAGACCAGCGATGGCCCCGCCCAGGCCTATGGCGTCGCACCTTATACCTACAATGTGACGGCTTATTATGAGAAGAACGGCATCATGCTTCGGGTTTCGACAACGTTCAGAAAAGGCTCGCAGAGCAGCGGCGCAAACCAGAACGGCACCACTGCCGCCGCGCTATTCAACGATAGCTATAAGCAGTTCGACTTCTCGTCGGCATTCGACCTAGACAAACTGTTCAACCTGCCGAACGCACCACAGTTGACGGTCAATGTCGCCAACTTCACCAACGAAACATTGAGGTCCTACTTCCAGTTCAACAACGCGACGTTCACCCAGTATAAGCCAGGCCGGCAGTTCCTCGTCGGATTACGGGGCAGTTTCTAA
- a CDS encoding FadR family transcriptional regulator → MPRLKAGRLYAQIARLIAGKIASDQYPISSRLPSERELSEQFAVSRPTIREALIALEVDGLVDIRMGSGVYVIARTPHDGKFAPVGVGPFELLEARRAIEGEACAIAAQRAEEDDLAKLKRLYDEMESAGTDLTKAEAVDHQFHLHIARMTRNSAISGAVEGLWEARLHSLQEKSLSKKAHRAGVGPRLDEHLAILNAMLARNPDRARDAMRSHLDKVLHALIVATEVEEGAQFDAKLSARRQMFLGSADRSLT, encoded by the coding sequence ATGCCGAGATTAAAAGCGGGGCGCCTGTACGCCCAGATCGCTCGACTGATCGCCGGAAAAATTGCGTCCGATCAATATCCGATTAGCAGCCGTCTGCCGTCCGAACGAGAATTATCCGAGCAGTTTGCGGTGTCTCGCCCGACCATTCGCGAGGCGCTTATCGCGCTTGAAGTCGATGGTCTGGTGGACATCCGTATGGGCTCGGGTGTGTACGTGATCGCCCGCACACCCCATGACGGAAAATTCGCACCGGTCGGTGTCGGCCCCTTCGAACTGCTTGAGGCACGGCGTGCGATAGAGGGCGAAGCGTGCGCGATCGCCGCCCAGCGCGCGGAAGAGGACGATCTGGCGAAGCTCAAGCGCCTTTACGACGAGATGGAGAGCGCGGGTACCGACCTGACGAAAGCCGAGGCGGTCGATCATCAATTCCATCTGCATATCGCCCGCATGACTCGCAACAGTGCCATCAGCGGTGCTGTCGAAGGCTTGTGGGAAGCGCGCCTTCATTCCCTCCAGGAAAAGTCGCTGTCGAAAAAGGCGCATCGCGCCGGGGTTGGTCCGCGCCTCGACGAGCATCTCGCGATCCTCAACGCTATGCTGGCACGAAACCCCGACCGTGCGCGTGATGCGATGCGGTCGCATCTGGACAAAGTCCTGCACGCGCTGATCGTCGCTACCGAAGTCGAGGAGGGCGCGCAATTCGATGCCAAGCTCAGCGCCCGCCGCCAGATGTTCTTGGGAAGCGCCGATAGAAGTTTGACTTAG